AGAACAAATTGGTAATCGAAGGCGTAAATATTTACAAAAAGAGCGTTAAGCCAAATCCAGCAGCCGGTGTTACTGGCGGCATGATTGACAAGACGATGCCTGTTCACATTTCTAATGTGGCTGTGGTTGACGGTAACGGCAAACCATCACGTGTTGGTATCAAACTCGTGGACGGTAAAAAGCAACGTTTCCTCAAAACCACTGGCGCAACTTTAAGCGCATAAGGGGCACGG
The genomic region above belongs to Polynucleobacter sp. AP-Ainpum-60-G11 and contains:
- the rplX gene encoding 50S ribosomal protein L24 gives rise to the protein MKKIRKGDSVVLLTGRDKGKQGTVTAVLENKLVIEGVNIYKKSVKPNPAAGVTGGMIDKTMPVHISNVAVVDGNGKPSRVGIKLVDGKKQRFLKTTGATLSA